In Negativicutes bacterium, a genomic segment contains:
- the rplS gene encoding 50S ribosomal protein L19 has protein sequence MNIIQALEQEQLRSDIPEFRPGDTVRVHVKVVEGSRERIQAFEGVVITRQSGGVRETFTVRRVSYGVGVERTFPVHSPRLDKIEVVRKGIVRRAKLYYLRNLTGKAARIKERR, from the coding sequence ATGAATATTATTCAAGCTTTAGAACAAGAACAATTACGTAGTGATATCCCTGAATTTAGACCTGGAGATACTGTACGTGTTCATGTAAAAGTAGTAGAGGGTTCTCGTGAGCGTATTCAGGCTTTTGAAGGCGTAGTAATCACTCGTCAAAGCGGTGGAGTTCGTGAAACTTTCACAGTTAGACGTGTATCTTATGGTGTTGGCGTAGAACGTACATTCCCTGTACATTCCCCAAGACTTGATAAAATTGAAGTAGTTCGTAAAGGTATTGTACGTCGTGCAAAACTTTACTATTTACGTAATCTTACTGGTAAAGCTGCTCGTATTAAAGAAAGACGTTAG
- the lepB gene encoding signal peptidase I, producing MSNESIFEEIKDWVIAITIAVVLAFFIRYFIVELYKVSGPSMQPTLMGDERLVVNKFIYRFKEPAKGEVLIFQSPADPQKDYIKRVIATPGDTIEIKDGKVFVNNQLQKEEYLSRETRGSYELATVPAGHLFVMGDNRNNSDDSRSKSVGFVPYKLIKGKAMVVFWPFNELKTL from the coding sequence ATGAGTAATGAATCAATATTTGAAGAAATAAAAGATTGGGTTATTGCTATTACCATAGCAGTTGTTTTAGCATTTTTCATAAGATATTTCATTGTGGAATTATATAAAGTATCCGGACCTTCTATGCAACCAACATTAATGGGTGATGAAAGACTGGTCGTTAATAAGTTTATTTATCGTTTTAAAGAGCCGGCCAAAGGTGAAGTTTTAATTTTCCAATCACCGGCAGATCCGCAAAAAGATTATATCAAAAGAGTTATCGCAACTCCTGGTGATACTATTGAAATTAAAGATGGTAAAGTTTTTGTTAATAATCAATTACAAAAAGAAGAGTACCTTTCTCGCGAAACTAGAGGCTCTTATGAATTAGCAACAGTTCCGGCGGGACACCTTTTTGTAATGGGTGATAATCGTAATAATTCAGATGACAGTCGCTCAAAGTCAGTCGGCTTTGTGCCGTACAAACTAATAAAAGGAAAAGCAATGGTTGTCTTTTGGCCTTTTAATGAGTTGAAAACTTTATAA